One Schistocerca nitens isolate TAMUIC-IGC-003100 chromosome 1, iqSchNite1.1, whole genome shotgun sequence DNA segment encodes these proteins:
- the LOC126201549 gene encoding lysosomal-associated transmembrane protein 4A: protein MRLKFGQRQNDWKCCFCCHVRTGTIFLGIWHLMLHVLALSVIAVVMRHPEMVQENVAIDPVLPTPLSEVDDTLVEMIAPNLGRNIEVSLHPQGEVLKQTDFAAAHGYRDIFVHRSLNHQDLNVGMVVTFCTFAITLIMVYGAIKGKPSYLMPFFCLQVFDFCIASLTAVGYLCYLPDVHRVVEENPHLPFQEELLRLNPQCLSLLVLMFFMLAMMVKAYFIGVVWSCYKYLTLRLAATQRTIHYIDPDSQSLLPDLPDYETAMCDPRFAVKKFPTPPPSYSAAVEVPMSMCTEPAPVPVPPPVTTPYNPSVVPPPAPVAILPVEPPTTTTTATPPTQSPQSAPSQPAATATTAEQSRPSA, encoded by the exons ATGCGTCTGAAATTTGGACAGCGACAAAATGACTGGAAGTGCTGTTTTTGCTGTCATGTTAGAACAGGCACAATATTTTTGGGAATTTGGCACTTG aTGCTTCATGTTTTGGCCCTCTCAGTGATTGCCGTAGTGATGAGGCATCCTGAAATGGTACAAGAAAATGTAGCAATAGACCCAGTTTTGCCGACACCATTAAGTGAAGTTGATGACACTTTAGTAGAAATGATTGCACCAAATCTTGGCAGAAATATTGAAGTAAGCCTTCATCCACAAGGTGAAGTGTTGAAGCAGACAGATTTTGCTGCAGCTCATGGATACAGGGACATCTTTGTTCATAGAAGTCTTAACCATC AGGACTTAAATGTTGGAATGGTTGTGACTTTCTGCACATTTGCAATAACTCTGATAATGGTATATGGTGCAATAAAGGGCAAGCCGTCCTACTTGATGCCATTCTTTTGCTTGCAAGTTTTTGATTTCTGCATTGCAAG TCTGACTGCTGTTGGGTACCTGTGCTATTTGCCAGATGTCCACCGTGTTGTTGAGGAAAATCCACATCTTCCATTCCAGGAAGAACTATTAAGACTTAACCCACAGTGTCTGTCCTTGCTGGTTCTCATGTTCTTCATGTTAGCCATGATGGTCAAG GCTTACTTCATTGGTGTGGTATGGAGTTGCTACAAGTACCTAACCCTTCGCCTAGCTGCTACACAGCGCACTATTCATTACATAGATCCTGATAGTCAGTCACTGTTGCCAGACCTACCTGACTATGAGACAGCCATGTGTGATCCTCGATTTGCAGTTAAGAAGTTTCCAACTCCACCACCCTCATACAGTGCTGCAGTAGAAGTGCCCATGTCAATGTGTACTGAACCTGCTCCTGTTCCAGTACCTCCACCAGTCACAACTCCTTACAATCCCTCTGTTGTGCCTCCTCCAGCCCCAGTGGCGATTCTGCCAGTTGAACCACCGACCACCACCACGACTGCCACCCCACCCACTCAGTCACCACAGAGTGCTCCATCACAACCCGCGGCCACTGCTACTACCGCAGAGCAATCTCGGCCCTCTGCCTAG